aaaattacacaactacacaaaaaaaaagaaggggggtTATAGAACATTACATAATTCAAAATCTTTATTAAGACCGGATGGGATAAGGGTGTCTAAGATCCAACgcatctcctcctgtccgatcttacAAATAAAATCACCCCCCTCCAATCCCATGGCACCCGTTTGATCCCAATGAATTCCAGGCCAGTGGGGTCctgattatgtctgtgtttaaaatgCTCAGAGACGCTATGACCGTTCAGACCTTTTCTAATATTATAAAGGTGCTCCCTGATTCTAATGTGGAGAGGACGTGTggtcctccccacatactgtaaaTTGCAGGGGCATTTTAGAAGATAAATTATATTATTAGTGTGGCATGTCATATGCTCCCTTATACTAAATTATTTTTTCGTCCTTTCCGATTTAAATGTCTTTTCAACTTTATTACTCTTCCTATTTAGCGTCTTACAAGCATAACACATCCTACATTTACCTTTGTTTGTCCCAAGAAGGTGCTAAGTGACTTCTTAGGTTTGTCtttataaaagctgtggactagaGAATTCCCaaggtaaaaatgtatatatattacgaGCAACCAGAATAAATATTGTCAGTTTTTCCAAGTATAGTAATTACTATTTCCACTGATAGGTCAAACCAGGTATCTACTACAATTTCACTATCACAACCTTAATGCAGAtaagtgaggctttatggactaaatcTCATTTTGCAAATTAAGGTAAAAGGGAGTACACATAATGTTGCTAGTGAAGGGGATAAAGCACACAAAAAACTCAATTTCTTCAGTCACCATGACACCCAATGGTCGTTTTTCTTATCTATTGCAAAACTATTGTCATTTTTCTAAGTATGGCAAACAATAATTTATTGTAACAGATTTCCTTTAACTTACAGTATATTTCTTTCAGGTGTATTTGCCAGCAGTGGTACTACTGAAAGTGGTGACAAGAACAGAAATCCATGAAGCAAGGCTATGCAGAAATCTTTTAATCATAGAATCAAGGAGTCTAACTCTGAAAAATCAAGCAAAACAGATTACCATATGTTCTCAAATGAGAGAGTAAACATAAACCccaaaccattctcatgttctgaatgtgggaaatgttttagggAACACTTCAAACTTCTtcgacatcagagaactcacacaggagagaagcccttctcatgttctgaatgcggGAAATGTTATAGCTATAACTATACTCTTATTTTACATcaaagaactcacacaggagagaaacctttcttgtgttctgaatgtggaaaatgttttgtccgTAAACATCATCTTCTTAGACATCAGAGAatacacacaggagagaaaccattctcatgttctgaatgtgaaaaatgcTTTGTTACTAAAGCAGAACTTATCTGTCATCAGAgatctcacacaggagagaaaccgttctcatgttctgaatgtgaaaaatgcTTTTTTACTAAAGCAGAACTTGTCTGTCATCAGAGATCTCACACAGgtgagaaaccgttctcatgttctgaatgtgaaaaatgcTTTGTTGCTAAAGCAgatcttgtccgtcatcagagatcTCACCCAggagagaaactgttctcatgttctgaatgtgaaaaatgttttgtcgCTAAATCAGAGCTTGTCCGTCATCTGAaatctcacacaggagagaaaccgttctcatgttctgaatgtgaaaaatgttttagcTATTACTCAAATCTTGTTAAACAttggagaactcacacaggagagaaaccgttctcatgttctgaatgtgaaaaatgttttgacaCTAAATCAAAGCTTGTCCGTCATCTGAaatctcacacaggagag
This DNA window, taken from Pelobates fuscus isolate aPelFus1 chromosome 9, aPelFus1.pri, whole genome shotgun sequence, encodes the following:
- the LOC134573200 gene encoding oocyte zinc finger protein XlCOF6.1-like — translated: MQKSFNHRIKESNSEKSSKTDYHMFSNERVNINPKPFSCSECGKCFREHFKLLRHQRTHTGEKPFSCSECGKCYSYNYTLILHQRTHTGEKPFLCSECGKCFVRKHHLLRHQRIHTGEKPFSCSECEKCFVTKAELICHQRSHTGEKPFSCSECEKCFFTKAELVCHQRSHTGEKPFSCSECEKCFVAKADLVRHQRSHPGEKLFSCSECEKCFVAKSELVRHLKSHTGEKPFSCSECEKCFSYYSNLVKHWRTHTGEKPFSCSECEKCFDTKSKLVRHLKSHTGEKPFSCSECEKCFVTKEKLVCHQRTHTGEKPFSCSECEKFYRHYTSLVKHRRTHTGEKPFSCSECRKCFVMKADLVSHQRIHTGEKPFSCSECERCFSYKSSLVKHRRTHTREKPFSCSECGKCFVTKAKLVCHQRTHTGEKPFSCTYG